A window of Campylobacter ureolyticus contains these coding sequences:
- a CDS encoding FTR1 family iron permease — MRIILTIFTLIISLCFARVDDYFKETEIIKGLIDQSIDIYENGDNLKAKKLVEDAYFQHFENMEGTIGRNVGRKAISMERKFTNLRRYYKDSADINKIKALIDGLYFDLDEVTPIIQNGFRLKAEASDLNYDKEAAIKSSIEENAKREARADDIFAMLLGESNNSNNELDKNETKNENSQKITQNTNKKTSNLNENDITAPTSNDEVVANLQAASALNPKLQSLHDEFSLKLDEAAIAFRNKNLLETKSLINKALFDDYRNTKLEIAISNFTKPKTDQQIQQALRGVIRSLDDENLTEHDIREKFENIKDTLFDAMLLIPEEKIADIKVSGFNEDELKNKDYSKVADDIKLATDNILKNYEKMPKEALIDELQSTYLDIFEASGMENKIGAVDSTLKLNIESLFTHGVALIKSGADKKELKENFDKLNTLLVGSLDKVSNTSPLFLFLAAFGILLREGLEALIIVVAIVSYLIQSGNKNRLNIAYSALFTGVFLSFVTAFLIYYFFRAYAGQFRELLEGITFLIAVVLLIYVGFWMLHKARDKKWATALKTGAMDAISKNSAKTLWITVFLAVFREGAETVLFYQALLFDASTSADFSAIFAGLGVAMIVLIALYFLLKAGAVRIPIKLFFKVTSYVIFYMCFVFTGKGIAELIEGKIITPTIITQEFKPITWLGVYPYYETLIPQFLVLIILIIGILITNKLQKKEKTK, encoded by the coding sequence ATGAGAATAATTCTAACTATTTTTACACTTATTATCTCACTTTGCTTTGCAAGAGTTGATGACTATTTTAAGGAAACAGAAATCATCAAAGGCCTAATAGACCAAAGTATTGACATTTATGAAAATGGCGATAACCTAAAAGCAAAAAAACTTGTCGAAGATGCATATTTTCAACATTTTGAAAATATGGAAGGCACAATAGGTAGAAATGTTGGTCGCAAAGCCATTTCAATGGAAAGAAAATTTACAAATTTAAGAAGATATTATAAAGATAGTGCTGATATAAATAAAATAAAAGCTTTGATTGATGGGCTTTATTTTGACCTTGATGAAGTTACTCCAATTATTCAAAATGGCTTTAGACTAAAAGCTGAAGCAAGTGATTTAAACTACGATAAAGAAGCAGCTATAAAATCATCGATAGAAGAAAATGCCAAAAGAGAAGCCCGGGCAGATGATATATTTGCAATGCTTTTGGGAGAGAGCAATAATTCAAATAACGAACTAGATAAAAATGAAACAAAAAATGAAAACAGTCAAAAAATCACACAAAATACAAATAAAAAAACATCAAATTTAAATGAAAATGATATAACCGCGCCAACCTCTAACGATGAAGTTGTAGCTAATCTACAAGCAGCTTCGGCCCTAAATCCTAAACTACAATCTTTACATGATGAATTTTCATTAAAGCTTGATGAGGCGGCTATTGCATTTAGAAATAAAAATTTACTTGAAACAAAAAGCCTTATAAACAAAGCATTATTTGATGATTACAGAAACACAAAGCTTGAAATTGCTATTTCAAATTTTACTAAACCAAAAACAGATCAGCAAATTCAACAAGCTTTAAGAGGCGTAATTAGATCTTTGGATGATGAAAATCTAACAGAACACGACATTAGAGAAAAATTTGAAAATATTAAAGATACTCTTTTTGACGCAATGCTTTTAATACCTGAAGAAAAAATAGCGGATATCAAAGTCAGTGGATTTAACGAAGATGAGCTTAAAAATAAAGATTATTCAAAAGTTGCAGATGATATAAAACTTGCAACTGATAATATCCTAAAAAACTATGAAAAAATGCCTAAAGAGGCTTTAATTGACGAGCTTCAAAGTACTTATTTAGATATTTTTGAAGCATCTGGCATGGAAAATAAAATAGGAGCAGTTGATAGCACACTAAAATTAAATATAGAAAGCTTATTCACTCATGGTGTTGCACTTATAAAAAGTGGAGCAGATAAAAAAGAACTAAAAGAAAATTTTGATAAATTAAATACATTATTAGTTGGCTCTCTTGATAAGGTCAGCAATACATCACCTTTATTCTTATTTTTAGCAGCGTTTGGAATTTTATTAAGAGAAGGACTTGAAGCACTAATTATCGTAGTTGCAATTGTTTCATATCTAATTCAAAGCGGAAATAAAAATAGACTTAATATAGCATACTCTGCCTTATTTACAGGTGTCTTTTTAAGCTTCGTAACTGCATTTTTAATATATTACTTTTTTAGAGCTTATGCTGGACAATTTAGAGAATTATTAGAAGGAATTACATTTTTAATAGCAGTTGTATTGCTAATTTATGTAGGATTTTGGATGCTTCACAAAGCAAGAGATAAAAAATGGGCAACTGCTTTAAAAACAGGAGCAATGGATGCTATAAGCAAAAATTCAGCAAAAACACTATGGATAACAGTATTTTTGGCTGTATTTAGAGAAGGTGCTGAGACAGTATTATTTTATCAAGCACTTTTATTTGATGCTTCAACAAGTGCTGATTTTAGTGCTATTTTTGCAGGGCTTGGTGTTGCTATGATAGTTTTAATTGCACTATATTTCTTATTAAAAGCAGGAGCAGTAAGAATTCCTATCAAGCTATTTTTCAAAGTAACTTCATATGTTATATTTTATATGTGTTTTGTATTTACAGGAAAAGGTATAGCAGAGCTAATTGAGGGAAAAATCATAACTCCAACAATAATTACTCAAGAGTTTAAACCAATAACTTGGCTTGGTGTTTATCCTTATTACGAAACATTAATTCCACAATTTTTAGTTCTAATAATATTAATAATAGGTATTTTAATAACAAATAAACTTCAAAAAAAGGAGAAGACAAAATGA
- a CDS encoding sodium-dependent transporter translates to MQNKKLWSNKLTYILTAAGATIGFGCTWRFPYLVGENGGGAYVLLFCLAMIVLGIPMILVENVIGRNAMKNSVDAFSKSKFWKITGYLALLGAFGILAYYMILGGWVSAYIANIIGGNFDLGTAITSKEYTENFYINHIEKSPFMIAVYTFIFVLINWYILKKGIIDGIEKYVKFLMPFLFLCFITVIIGNVFLSGFEEGINFYLSVDFSKIDAKLLINVLGQVFFALSLGFGVMITLSSYLSKDENLIQTATITGVVNTVIAVMAGFMIFPAIFTAGLSPDSGPSLVFVTLPVAFSHIPFGNLLAIVFFLILLVAALTTSLTIYQVIIQILEEKFKFSTKKATTLTLFFIFIFGNLPSILAYGPLEDIKILGRNIFDAFDMISANFFFVITAFLCCIYVGWVMKDEAVYEISNEGKLKNPFIKIWFYYVKFILPLIILAVFLYGLTAI, encoded by the coding sequence ATGCAAAATAAAAAACTTTGGAGCAATAAACTTACTTATATTTTAACTGCTGCTGGTGCAACTATAGGATTTGGCTGCACTTGGAGATTTCCGTATTTAGTTGGAGAAAATGGTGGTGGAGCCTATGTGCTACTTTTTTGTTTAGCGATGATTGTTCTTGGAATCCCTATGATTTTAGTTGAAAATGTAATTGGTAGAAATGCTATGAAAAATAGCGTAGATGCATTTTCAAAAAGTAAATTTTGGAAAATTACAGGATATTTAGCACTATTAGGGGCTTTTGGAATACTTGCGTATTATATGATTTTAGGTGGTTGGGTAAGTGCATATATAGCAAATATAATAGGTGGAAATTTTGACCTAGGAACCGCAATAACCTCGAAAGAATACACAGAAAATTTTTATATAAATCACATAGAAAAAAGCCCGTTTATGATAGCGGTTTATACTTTTATATTTGTTTTAATAAACTGGTATATTTTAAAAAAAGGTATAATTGATGGAATTGAAAAATATGTTAAATTTTTAATGCCATTTTTATTTTTATGCTTTATAACTGTAATTATAGGAAATGTTTTTTTAAGTGGCTTTGAAGAGGGAATTAATTTTTATTTAAGTGTTGATTTTTCTAAAATTGATGCAAAATTATTAATAAATGTTTTAGGACAAGTTTTCTTTGCTCTTTCGCTTGGATTTGGTGTTATGATAACCCTATCAAGCTATCTTTCAAAAGATGAGAATTTAATACAAACAGCAACTATTACAGGAGTTGTAAATACTGTGATTGCAGTAATGGCTGGATTTATGATATTTCCCGCTATTTTTACAGCTGGACTTTCGCCAGATAGCGGTCCGAGTCTTGTTTTTGTAACATTGCCAGTTGCTTTTTCGCATATTCCATTTGGAAATTTGCTCGCTATTGTATTTTTTTTAATACTTTTAGTAGCTGCACTTACAACCTCGCTTACGATTTATCAAGTAATAATTCAAATTTTAGAAGAAAAGTTTAAATTTTCAACTAAAAAAGCTACTACTTTAACACTTTTTTTTATATTTATTTTTGGAAATCTCCCATCAATCTTAGCTTATGGACCACTTGAAGATATAAAAATTTTAGGGCGAAATATTTTTGATGCTTTTGACATGATAAGTGCGAATTTCTTTTTTGTAATAACTGCTTTTTTATGCTGTATTTATGTAGGCTGGGTTATGAAAGATGAAGCAGTATATGAAATCAGCAATGAAGGAAAACTTAAAAACCCATTTATAAAAATATGGTTTTATTATGTTAAATTTATACTTCCTCTTATAATTTTAGCTGTATTTTTATATGGACTTACCGCAATTTAG
- a CDS encoding exodeoxyribonuclease III, with protein sequence MKLISWNINGIRAAVNKDAFAWIDDIKPDFLALQEVKADQEQIPAEIYNLPFKEINLNPAKRSGYSGVMSLSNFDTECFKSLFNNDDEGRVLEHRFKNVVLFNIYFPNGQKDDERLNYKMKFYDDFLNYIVNLKNEGKDIIICGDVNTAHKEIDLKNPKANSQRSGFLDIERAWIDKLIKSGFIDTYRFLNPKDIKYSWWTYRFNARANNAGWRIDYFFISDSLKDKLKNAFIMDEIYGSDHCPVGIEIEI encoded by the coding sequence TTGAAACTAATTTCTTGGAATATAAACGGCATAAGGGCAGCTGTAAATAAAGATGCTTTTGCTTGGATAGATGATATAAAGCCTGATTTTTTAGCTCTTCAAGAAGTAAAAGCAGATCAAGAGCAAATCCCAGCTGAAATTTACAACTTACCATTTAAAGAGATAAATTTAAACCCTGCAAAAAGAAGCGGATATTCAGGTGTTATGAGTCTTTCAAATTTTGATACAGAGTGTTTTAAATCTCTTTTTAACAATGATGATGAGGGAAGAGTTTTAGAACACCGCTTTAAAAATGTAGTACTGTTTAACATCTACTTTCCAAATGGACAAAAAGATGATGAAAGACTTAATTATAAGATGAAATTTTATGATGATTTTTTAAACTACATTGTAAATTTAAAAAATGAGGGAAAAGATATAATAATTTGTGGCGATGTAAATACAGCTCACAAAGAAATCGATCTTAAAAACCCAAAAGCAAACTCTCAAAGGAGCGGATTTTTGGATATTGAAAGAGCTTGGATTGATAAACTTATAAAAAGTGGTTTTATAGATACTTATAGATTTTTAAACCCCAAAGATATAAAATACTCTTGGTGGACTTATAGATTTAACGCAAGGGCAAATAACGCTGGTTGGAGAATTGATTACTTTTTTATAAGCGATAGTCTAAAAGATAAATTAAAAAATGCCTTTATAATGGATGAAATTTATGGAAGTGATCACTGCCCTGTTGGCATTGAGATAGAAATTTAA
- a CDS encoding inorganic phosphate transporter translates to MKFSRLNLFFGGIFALSCWFFIVWGYEFVGSTNTIIFLCASVFGLFMAFNIGGNDVANSFGTSVGAGTLTLTQALLIAAVFEVSGAVLAGANVTDTIRSGIVDLDSLSTSPMDFVYIMISALFSASIWIFLATKKGWPVSTTHAIVGAIVGASLTLGFMLDIKEISVLSLVKWSKIGSIVISWFLSPVLGGVCSFVLYKSVKKYILNYNAIAELKIEKIKKKKKELKKIHKKIFDELSEAEKVKFTEAMNMDIFTMKDPNFDPNDLDTEYFKKIHELDAKKESLKSHQALEMGIPAIAAFGVGIVSSMFIFKGLKNLELGLSNLQNYLIIAMISATTWMAMFIFAKTLRRSDLSKSTFLMFSWLQVFTAAGFAFSHGSNDIANAVGPFAAIIDTLANNTINPTAEVPPIIMATFGVALVTGLWFMGKEVIKTVGTSLTTIHPASGFCAELAAASVVMSASILGLPVSSTHILVGAVLGIGVVNAQANWALMKPIALTWVITLPAAAVISSVGFVILKIVF, encoded by the coding sequence ATGAAGTTTTCAAGGCTTAACCTTTTTTTTGGTGGAATTTTTGCCTTATCGTGTTGGTTTTTTATAGTTTGGGGATATGAATTTGTAGGCTCCACAAATACAATAATTTTCTTATGCGCCTCTGTGTTTGGTCTTTTTATGGCTTTTAATATTGGTGGAAATGATGTTGCAAACTCTTTTGGAACAAGCGTTGGAGCAGGGACCTTAACTTTAACTCAAGCTCTTTTAATAGCTGCTGTTTTTGAAGTAAGTGGAGCTGTTTTAGCAGGGGCAAATGTAACTGATACAATTAGAAGTGGCATAGTTGATTTAGATAGTCTGTCAACTTCACCAATGGATTTTGTTTATATAATGATAAGTGCTTTATTTTCAGCTTCGATTTGGATATTTTTAGCTACTAAAAAAGGTTGGCCAGTTTCTACAACTCACGCGATTGTTGGAGCGATAGTTGGAGCTAGTTTAACACTTGGTTTTATGCTTGATATAAAAGAAATTTCTGTTTTATCTCTTGTGAAATGGTCAAAAATAGGTTCTATTGTAATATCTTGGTTTTTATCTCCTGTGCTTGGAGGAGTTTGTTCTTTTGTGCTTTATAAGTCTGTTAAAAAATATATTTTAAACTATAATGCTATTGCCGAGCTAAAAATAGAAAAAATTAAAAAAAAGAAAAAAGAGCTAAAAAAAATACATAAAAAAATTTTTGATGAACTTAGTGAGGCTGAAAAAGTTAAATTTACAGAAGCTATGAATATGGATATTTTCACTATGAAAGATCCAAATTTTGATCCAAATGATTTAGATACTGAGTATTTTAAAAAAATACACGAACTTGACGCAAAAAAAGAGTCTTTAAAGTCCCATCAAGCACTTGAAATGGGAATTCCTGCAATTGCTGCTTTTGGAGTTGGAATAGTATCAAGCATGTTTATATTTAAAGGACTTAAAAATTTAGAACTAGGTCTTTCAAATTTGCAAAATTACTTAATAATAGCGATGATTAGTGCAACAACTTGGATGGCTATGTTTATCTTTGCAAAAACTTTAAGAAGATCTGATTTATCAAAATCAACTTTTTTAATGTTTTCTTGGCTTCAGGTTTTCACTGCTGCTGGATTTGCATTTTCACATGGGTCAAATGATATTGCAAACGCCGTTGGTCCATTTGCTGCAATAATTGATACTTTGGCAAATAACACCATAAATCCAACTGCTGAGGTTCCGCCAATCATAATGGCAACTTTTGGAGTTGCTTTAGTAACTGGACTTTGGTTTATGGGAAAAGAGGTTATAAAAACAGTTGGAACAAGTTTAACTACAATTCATCCAGCATCTGGTTTTTGTGCTGAACTAGCCGCAGCAAGTGTGGTAATGAGTGCATCAATTTTGGGACTTCCTGTTTCATCAACTCACATTTTAGTTGGAGCAGTTTTGGGAATTGGTGTGGTAAATGCACAAGCAAATTGGGCATTAATGAAACCAATTGCATTAACTTGGGTTATAACCTTGCCAGCAGCAGCTGTGATAAGTTCAGTTGGATTTGTGATATTAAAGATTGTATTTTAA
- the bamA gene encoding outer membrane protein assembly factor BamA, giving the protein MKKTTYLALFLANLAFGATAIKSVNFEGLKQISPLVAQNISGLKIGDTITGYNTNKAITNLFNQGYFDDVYITENNGNLIVHVKEKPIISKLDIEGVVTNDRTAMEQIIGLKLGQTYDKVALNQVKERVRQFYEVKGYFDTVVEIEEEFLDEDKSSLHLTVIVNRGEKITIKNVNLVGAKKLKYSDIRPAIANKQRETFGWMWGFDDGKLKTADLPNDPARIQNEYMKRGYLNATVSAPFVNTYMSNYTADLTYYITEGERFKVSEISIEAPQYLELDTKKIIKDLKLRSGKRFNADWIRRDIAKLENIVADKGYAYVEVNPDLKPDNENNTVKINYIIKPHAQIYVRNVTISGNEKTADSVVRREMYLTEGELYNRTDLVDSKNSLRRTGYFDDVEITENVVNDNEIDLNIDVKEAPTGSITGGIGYGSGDGLLLSASVSEKNIFGSGISGYVSAEKSDDQLSGAIGFTNPRIYNSEYSLSGQIYARDWDWNDYDEKAYGASATIGRKLGRYTNAYLTYEIEKSKINGLNAYYKKAGYQNGNNLKSSLIPSIVFNNTDDYYLPRSGIIASASLDYSGLGGDIEYLKGNANFNWYFGMKDYIDWDLIFRYKAGAGYFFDDKNLPVNKKLFLGGMRSVRGYDGRSIPKKKICLDNTHCNYIETGGKQSFNNSFELSMPLIDRINMRFVTFFDYGMIGDDSWSESKRYSTGAGIEWRTPVGPLQLFWVKPLNKEDYDSTNSFEFTIGARF; this is encoded by the coding sequence ATGAAAAAAACTACATATCTAGCACTGTTTTTAGCAAATTTGGCTTTTGGCGCAACAGCTATAAAGTCTGTAAATTTCGAGGGTTTAAAACAAATTTCACCATTAGTTGCACAAAACATATCAGGTCTTAAAATAGGAGATACTATCACAGGCTATAACACAAACAAAGCCATCACAAATCTTTTTAATCAAGGCTATTTTGATGATGTTTACATTACTGAAAATAACGGAAATTTGATTGTTCATGTAAAAGAAAAGCCTATTATTTCAAAACTTGATATTGAAGGTGTTGTTACAAACGATAGAACCGCAATGGAACAAATAATTGGCTTAAAACTTGGTCAAACTTATGATAAGGTTGCCTTAAATCAAGTAAAAGAAAGAGTAAGACAGTTTTATGAAGTAAAGGGTTATTTTGATACTGTTGTTGAGATAGAAGAGGAGTTTTTAGATGAAGACAAAAGCTCACTTCATTTAACAGTTATAGTAAATAGAGGCGAAAAAATCACAATAAAAAATGTAAATTTGGTTGGCGCTAAGAAGCTTAAGTACTCAGATATAAGACCTGCAATTGCAAATAAACAAAGAGAAACCTTTGGCTGGATGTGGGGCTTTGATGATGGCAAGTTAAAAACTGCAGATCTTCCAAATGATCCAGCTAGAATACAAAATGAATACATGAAAAGAGGCTATTTAAACGCCACTGTTTCAGCTCCTTTTGTAAATACATATATGAGTAATTATACCGCCGATCTTACCTACTACATAACAGAGGGAGAAAGATTTAAAGTTAGTGAAATTTCAATCGAAGCACCACAATATTTAGAGCTTGATACAAAAAAAATTATTAAAGATTTAAAATTAAGAAGTGGCAAAAGATTTAATGCTGATTGGATAAGAAGAGATATTGCAAAACTTGAAAATATAGTTGCAGACAAGGGATATGCCTATGTTGAGGTTAATCCTGATTTAAAACCTGATAATGAAAATAATACTGTTAAAATAAATTATATCATTAAACCTCACGCTCAAATTTATGTAAGAAATGTAACAATTTCAGGTAATGAAAAAACTGCTGATTCGGTTGTAAGAAGAGAGATGTATTTAACAGAGGGTGAACTTTACAATAGAACTGATTTGGTTGATTCTAAAAATTCACTTAGAAGAACTGGATATTTTGATGATGTCGAAATAACTGAAAATGTTGTAAATGATAATGAAATAGATTTAAATATAGATGTTAAAGAAGCCCCTACTGGAAGCATAACAGGTGGTATTGGATATGGAAGTGGAGATGGTCTTTTACTAAGTGCATCAGTTTCTGAAAAAAATATATTTGGTAGTGGAATAAGTGGCTATGTAAGCGCTGAAAAAAGTGATGATCAACTAAGTGGAGCAATTGGTTTTACAAATCCTAGAATTTATAACTCAGAATATAGTCTAAGTGGTCAAATTTATGCAAGAGATTGGGACTGGAATGACTATGATGAGAAAGCTTATGGAGCAAGTGCGACAATTGGTAGAAAGCTTGGAAGATATACAAATGCATATTTAACTTATGAAATTGAAAAATCAAAAATAAATGGCTTAAACGCCTATTATAAAAAAGCTGGTTATCAAAATGGAAATAATTTAAAAAGCTCACTTATTCCATCAATTGTATTTAACAATACAGATGATTACTACTTGCCAAGAAGTGGTATTATAGCTAGTGCTTCGCTTGATTATTCAGGACTTGGTGGAGATATAGAGTATCTAAAAGGCAATGCGAATTTTAATTGGTACTTTGGAATGAAAGATTATATCGATTGGGATTTGATATTTAGATATAAAGCAGGTGCTGGATATTTCTTCGATGATAAAAACCTACCAGTTAATAAAAAATTATTTTTAGGTGGCATGAGATCTGTTAGAGGATATGATGGAAGAAGTATTCCAAAAAAGAAAATTTGTCTTGATAATACACATTGTAACTACATAGAAACAGGTGGAAAACAAAGCTTTAATAACTCATTTGAGTTAAGTATGCCTTTAATTGATCGTATAAATATGCGTTTTGTAACATTTTTTGACTATGGAATGATAGGTGATGATAGCTGGAGTGAGTCAAAAAGATATAGTACTGGAGCAGGAATTGAGTGGAGAACACCTGTTGGACCACTACAACTTTTCTGGGTAAAACCACTTAATAAAGAAGACTATGATAGTACAAACAGCTTTGAATTTACAATTGGAGCAAGATTTTAA
- a CDS encoding prephenate dehydrogenase codes for MKIGIIGLGLIGGSVGLCLKDMKLIDRVYGSDISKGNESLALNLGLVDEIITFDQMKEICDVIFLAIPVEAIVKTLQNLKDIKNTTTIIELGSTKEKIISSCPKEIRANLVAAHPMAGTENSGPKAAFKTLLQKAVVVICNDDDTANLHAKRAIEIFSYAGMKIVFMDAKKHDHHVALISHLPHVISYSLVNSVLKEENKRNIINLAGGSFSDVSRIAKSSPEMWSDIFKQNKENVLNSISSFKKELDFCQNLIEDKKWQELTKWLYEARIIRDFL; via the coding sequence ATGAAAATTGGTATTATTGGTCTAGGATTAATAGGAGGCTCGGTTGGACTTTGTCTAAAAGATATGAAATTAATAGATAGAGTTTATGGAAGCGATATAAGTAAAGGAAATGAGAGTCTTGCTCTAAATTTAGGACTTGTTGATGAGATAATAACTTTTGATCAAATGAAAGAGATTTGTGATGTTATATTTTTAGCAATTCCAGTTGAGGCAATAGTTAAAACCTTACAAAATTTAAAAGATATTAAAAATACCACAACGATAATTGAGCTAGGAAGTACAAAAGAAAAGATAATTTCTTCTTGTCCAAAAGAAATAAGGGCAAATTTAGTGGCTGCTCATCCTATGGCTGGAACTGAAAATTCAGGTCCAAAAGCTGCATTTAAAACACTTTTACAAAAAGCCGTTGTGGTTATTTGTAATGATGATGATACAGCAAATTTACATGCAAAAAGAGCTATTGAAATTTTTTCTTACGCTGGCATGAAGATAGTTTTTATGGATGCTAAAAAGCACGATCACCATGTTGCTTTGATTTCGCATTTGCCGCATGTTATAAGCTATTCGTTGGTAAATAGTGTTTTAAAAGAAGAAAATAAAAGAAATATCATAAATTTAGCCGGAGGAAGCTTTTCAGATGTTAGTCGTATCGCGAAATCTTCGCCTGAAATGTGGAGTGATATTTTTAAACAAAATAAAGAAAATGTTTTAAATTCTATAAGTTCATTTAAAAAAGAACTTGATTTTTGTCAAAATTTAATAGAAGATAAAAAATGGCAAGAGCTTACAAAATGGCTATATGAGGCAAGAATTATAAGAGATTTTTTATAA
- the pgp6 gene encoding peptidoglycan metallopeptidase Pgp6 — translation MRRRNSRESGGFFGAFFLVILLVVLGILYFVYSSDMFERNAPKVSLDDKINWNLKTPINVKITDDTGIKSLKISLSDGKQVINLMDETFELIQKELNLAINLPKGTLLDRSGNFKLNIEVKDISKWKFGNKLNKEIDILVDTKRPDVYILNQSYKITKGGSGAVVFKASDDNLNEVYIQTSFGKKFEVVPFYKDGYFVSIIAWPVSEKNFTAYVVATDKAGNESKVRIRYYLQDKVYKTSKISLTDEFINGKISELVEIYAKDPSIYEGIEKFKFVNETLRNANEELIYSKTNKILEEKVDDFFIKPFYPLKNGAAVASFGDHRFYVKDDKDVSQSWHLGLDLASVANAQITTSNPAVVVLKADNGIYGLNLVLYHGLGLYSIYGHCSASSVDVGQNISEEEVIANTGNSGLAFGDHLHFGMSVQGVEVRPEEWMDKKWMKENIFQILDNAKKLIDNKK, via the coding sequence TTGAGAAGAAGAAATTCAAGAGAAAGTGGCGGCTTTTTTGGTGCATTTTTTTTAGTAATTTTATTAGTTGTGTTAGGAATATTATATTTTGTTTATTCATCTGATATGTTTGAAAGAAATGCACCAAAAGTTAGTTTAGATGATAAGATTAATTGGAATTTAAAAACTCCAATTAATGTAAAAATAACAGATGACACCGGTATAAAGTCGCTTAAAATTTCATTAAGCGATGGCAAACAAGTTATAAATTTGATGGATGAGACATTTGAACTTATTCAAAAAGAGCTAAATTTAGCTATAAATTTACCAAAAGGAACCTTGCTTGATAGAAGCGGAAATTTCAAATTAAATATCGAAGTAAAAGATATAAGCAAATGGAAATTTGGAAATAAACTAAATAAAGAAATAGATATTTTAGTAGATACAAAGAGGCCTGATGTTTATATTTTAAATCAATCTTATAAAATTACAAAAGGTGGATCTGGCGCAGTTGTTTTTAAAGCTAGTGATGATAATTTAAATGAAGTTTATATTCAAACTAGTTTTGGTAAGAAATTTGAAGTAGTGCCATTTTATAAAGATGGATATTTTGTCTCAATTATAGCTTGGCCTGTTAGTGAAAAAAATTTCACTGCTTACGTGGTTGCAACGGATAAAGCAGGAAATGAAAGCAAGGTAAGAATTAGATATTATTTACAAGATAAAGTTTATAAAACTTCTAAAATTTCACTAACTGATGAGTTTATAAATGGCAAGATAAGCGAGCTAGTTGAAATTTATGCAAAAGATCCAAGTATTTATGAAGGAATTGAGAAATTTAAATTTGTGAATGAAACTTTAAGAAATGCAAATGAAGAGTTGATTTATTCAAAAACTAATAAAATTTTAGAAGAAAAAGTGGATGATTTTTTTATAAAACCGTTTTATCCTCTTAAAAATGGAGCCGCAGTTGCAAGTTTTGGCGATCATAGATTTTATGTAAAAGATGATAAAGATGTAAGCCAATCATGGCATTTAGGACTTGATTTAGCAAGTGTTGCAAATGCTCAAATCACAACAAGCAACCCAGCTGTTGTGGTTTTAAAAGCAGATAATGGAATTTATGGATTAAATTTAGTTTTATATCATGGGCTTGGGCTTTATAGTATTTATGGGCATTGTAGTGCATCATCAGTAGATGTTGGACAAAATATAAGCGAAGAAGAGGTTATAGCAAATACTGGAAATTCCGGACTTGCATTTGGTGATCACTTGCACTTTGGTATGAGTGTTCAAGGAGTTGAGGTAAGACCAGAGGAGTGGATGGATAAAAAGTGGATGAAAGAAAACATTTTTCAAATTTTAGATAATGCAAAAAAACTTATTGATAATAAAAAATAA